In one window of Drosophila mauritiana strain mau12 chromosome X, ASM438214v1, whole genome shotgun sequence DNA:
- the LOC117148323 gene encoding solute carrier family 46 member 3: MSPKDGSLGDAKFAKYTVNHEPPPPTATTTTQSTTSGVDKPIAKEKDNGTTNPPVKRSWREKIRLVANNVTVEPILAAYIMPSVLSNLATQNLNLEKACRVNMAYGDEVCDALTRRQTANYTLEEETVQQMVARMAAWKTVIQSLFPCLLILFWGSWSDRHRRRKPCILIPVVGEFLGVVGLMLCVYFEQAPMEAAALTEAIFPSLSGGWFTMLMGVFSYIADITTEEDRTLRIGILNVCFSVGVPIGMAFSGVLLKQIGFYGVFSISAAFYVIAFVYGFFFLEEPQSRPEKSAEQKSLLADFFDKEHVVQTFRVAFKKGENQRRKRVILLMIVVMVIIGPLHGEMAVTYLFTRFRFNWSEVEFSFFSTYAMFTGLIGVIFCVGILSHKLNIDDALVGVLSSTSKILSSFVYAFATLPWHMYLGGLVEIFNGTAFIAMRSIATKLVSKDELGKVNSLFGVAEALMPMVFAPMYTTLYAATLRVLPGAFFLLGGGLTLFSVFIFLWMYRFQVRQRRNLASSDAESAAVKDPNGNINAIEALVLASEAKGQMNGIIANVIHESLEHADPTSTPPTNTAQPIERGIENHGFVQEEKIKDRDC; this comes from the exons ATGTCACCCAAGGACGGCAGCCTGGGCGATGCCAAATTCGCCAAGTACACGGTGAACCATGAGCCACCACCTCCTACGGCGACAACGACGACACAGTCCACCACCAGTGGTGTGGATAAGCCGATAGCTAAGGAAAAGGACAATGGCACAACGAATCCGCCCGTGAAACGATCCTGGCGCGAGAAGATCCGCCTGGTGGCCAACAATGTCACCGTGGAACCGATCCTGGCCGCCTACATCATGCCCAGCGTGCTCTCCAATCTGGCCACCCAGAATCTCAACCTGGAGAAGGCCTGTCGGGTGAACATGGCCTACGGGGATGAGGTGTGCGATGCCCTCACCCGCCGCCAAACAGCCAACTACACACT AGAGGAGGAAACAGTGCAGCAAATGGTGGCGCGAATGGCCGCCTGGAAGACGGTTATCCAGTCCCTGTTCCCCTGCCTGCTGATCCTCTTCTGGGGATCCTGGAGCGATCGCCACCGCCGGCGGAAGCCGTGCATTCTCATCCCGGTGGTGGGCGAGTTCCTGGGGGTGGTGGGCCTGATGCTGTGCGTCTACTTTGAGCAGGCGCCCATGGAGGCAGCCGCCCTCACGGAAGCCATCTTCCCCTCCCTCAGCGGCGGCTGGTTCACCATGCTGATGGGCGTCTTCAGCTACATTGCGGACATCACCACGGAGGAGGATCGCACGCTGAGGATCGGCATACTCAATGTTTGCTTCTCGGTGGGCGTGCCCATCGGAATGGCCTTCAGTGGAGTCCTGCTCAA GCAAATTGGATTCTACGGCGTATTCTCGATCTCGGCCGCCTTCTACGTGATAGCCTTCGTTTACGGATTCTTCTTCCTGGAGGAGCCACAATCCCGGCCGGAGAAAAGTGCGGAGCAGAAGAGCCTGCTGGCCGACTTCTTCGACAAGGAGCACGTGGTGCAGACATTCCGAGTGGCCTTCAAGAAGGGCGAGAACCAGCGCCGCAAACGCGTGATCCTGCTGATGATCGTGGTGATGGTCATCATTGGTCCACTGCACGGCGAGATGGCAGTCACGTATCTATTCACGCGATTCCGGTTCAATTGGTCGGAGGTGGAGTTCAGTTTCTTCTCGACTTATGCCATGTTTACGGGTCTCATCGGTGTGATTTTCTGCGTGGGCATTCTCTCCCACAAGCTGAACATCGATGATGCACTGGTCGGCGTTTTGTCCAGCACCTCGAAGATCCTATCGTCCTTTGTCTACGCCTTTGCCACTCTGCCATGGCATATGTACCTGGGCGGACTGGTGGAGATCTTCAATGGCACGGCGTTCATAGCGATGCGTTCGATAGCCACCAAGTTGGTGTCCAAGGACGAATTGGGCAAGGTGAACTCGCTGTTTGGAGTGGCAGAGGCCCTAATGCCCATGGTGTTTGCGCCCATGTACACCACCTTGTATGCCGCTACATTGAGAGTCCTGCCAGGTGCCTTCTTCCTGCTCGGCGGCGGTCTTACCCTGTTCTCTGTCTTCATATTCCT ATGGATGTACCGCTTCCAGGTTCGCCAGCGGCGAAACCTAGCCTCTTCGGATGCTGAAAGTGCGGCCGTTAAGGATCCCAATGGCAATATCAATGCTATCGAAGCCTTGGTTCTGGCCAGCGAGGCCAAGGGTCAGATGAACGGCATCATCGCCAATGTGATACACGAGTCCTTGGAGCACGCAGATCCCACATCTACACCGCCCACAAACACCGCACAACCCATCGAACGGGGCATCGAGAACCATGGGTTCGTTCAGGAGGAGAAGATCAAGGATCGGGATTGTTAG